Proteins from a single region of Candidatus Obscuribacterales bacterium:
- a CDS encoding HdeD family acid-resistance protein, translated as MDSGTTSGVGQATSQLNANSFLFFGIALLILGFLAVGSQFLATMGVVIFFGALMLVAGVAELAHIFASKKRNKMIFNILSALAYIVTGCLTLWNPLVGALSLTMIMGVFFLFAGGIRVAYGLSHRDEQRWGWFVLGGIINIILGMMIVMGWPATGLWMIGLFVGIEMIFHGMSWIMIAMALKSKKA; from the coding sequence ATGGATAGTGGAACAACAAGTGGCGTGGGGCAGGCGACGAGTCAGCTAAATGCCAACAGCTTTTTGTTTTTTGGAATCGCGCTTTTAATTCTTGGTTTTCTAGCGGTTGGTTCGCAATTTCTTGCTACGATGGGCGTCGTTATCTTTTTTGGAGCCTTGATGCTAGTTGCCGGCGTTGCCGAACTTGCGCACATCTTTGCCAGTAAGAAGCGCAACAAAATGATATTCAATATATTGTCGGCGCTTGCCTACATCGTCACAGGATGTCTGACTTTGTGGAATCCACTTGTTGGTGCACTTAGTTTGACAATGATTATGGGAGTATTCTTTCTCTTCGCCGGTGGAATAAGAGTAGCTTATGGTCTGTCACATAGGGACGAGCAACGTTGGGGATGGTTTGTCCTTGGCGGTATCATCAATATAATTTTGGGAATGATGATTGTGATGGGCTGGCCGGCAACTGGACTTTGGATGATCGGACTATTTGTAGGTATCGAGATGATTTTTCATGGAATGTCTTGGATAATGATCGCGATGGCTTTGAAGTCGAAAAAGGCATAA
- a CDS encoding SWIB/MDM2 domain-containing protein, with protein MAKVKKATKAKKAPAKKATKKTVAKKPAAKKATKKAAPKKAAKKVVKKAAPKAKTKRKPNAAFMKPMTPSPALAAVIGANPKPRTEVTKKIWEYIKKNKLQDSKNKRMINADDKLKDIFKGKKQVSMFEMTKLVAGHLK; from the coding sequence ATGGCAAAAGTAAAAAAGGCAACTAAAGCCAAAAAGGCACCGGCAAAGAAGGCAACGAAAAAAACCGTAGCCAAGAAGCCAGCTGCTAAAAAGGCAACAAAGAAAGCTGCTCCAAAAAAAGCAGCAAAAAAAGTGGTAAAGAAAGCAGCCCCAAAGGCGAAAACAAAGCGTAAACCGAACGCAGCATTCATGAAGCCAATGACACCGTCACCGGCTCTCGCTGCAGTAATCGGCGCTAACCCGAAACCACGTACTGAAGTAACCAAGAAAATTTGGGAATACATCAAGAAGAACAAACTTCAAGATTCTAAGAACAAGCGCATGATCAATGCCGATGACAAATTGAAAGATATTTTCAAAGGCAAGAAGCAAGTGTCCATGTTTGAAATGACCAAATTGGTTGCCGGTCACCTCAAGTAA
- a CDS encoding DUF2934 domain-containing protein: MFGLFKKKASKQQAQMETSKLEVTPVNVPLPFTYEDISLRAYQHWLARGGMHGFDREDWYKAEQELVAKS, encoded by the coding sequence ATGTTCGGACTGTTTAAGAAGAAAGCGTCGAAGCAACAGGCGCAAATGGAGACCTCAAAGTTGGAAGTAACACCGGTCAACGTTCCGTTGCCGTTCACGTACGAAGATATTTCCTTGCGCGCCTATCAACACTGGCTTGCACGCGGTGGCATGCATGGCTTTGACCGTGAGGACTGGTATAAAGCTGAGCAAGAGCTTGTCGCTAAGAGCTAA
- a CDS encoding copper oxidase, producing the protein MTDDKFNRRDFIAAGTTVALGSLLNSKEAQASAQISKDIKTFSRYRPSFGGAPGSDDYLGKLVPGLRPSGQAPVLMHAPDLNKLEWKMVRGAKEFHLNCQVVKQEFLPGVFMNVWGFNGSMPGPTIEVNQGDRVRIIVHNELPEPTSMHWHGLEIPIAMDGVPYLVQDLIHPGKSFVYEFDLHQTGSFFYHAHVPMQEAMGMVGFFIIHPKVAYDPPCDRDFGLIYQNFYIPPNASTADAMMMDWNWHTINGRSGPYSTPMIVKHGERVRVRLLDFSPMQHHPIHFHGHTFWLTGTEAGRIPHQAWTPRNTTLVGVAMVQDFEFIANNPGDWIFHCHMVHHMMNHMVRQVGPRIRPGNTLSALMSNPDRIPEPVDILSEKAMRSPGYPQGMQGMMLSKEMDAQAMAKINNKRETKGMRPGWAMGVEGLMTVLRVLPENLYNRVMSDAHVRPGEIFDAIAKGQYQHQG; encoded by the coding sequence ATGACCGACGACAAATTCAATAGACGCGATTTCATAGCAGCCGGCACAACGGTTGCACTTGGCTCTTTGCTAAACAGCAAAGAAGCACAAGCATCGGCACAAATATCAAAAGATATAAAAACTTTCTCCCGCTACCGCCCAAGCTTCGGCGGCGCACCAGGCAGCGATGATTACCTCGGTAAACTCGTCCCCGGCTTACGCCCCTCCGGACAAGCACCAGTCCTAATGCACGCACCGGATTTAAACAAACTCGAGTGGAAAATGGTACGTGGCGCCAAAGAATTTCATTTGAACTGCCAGGTCGTAAAACAAGAATTCCTCCCCGGCGTATTCATGAATGTCTGGGGTTTCAACGGCAGTATGCCCGGACCAACCATCGAAGTAAACCAAGGTGATCGCGTACGCATCATCGTGCATAACGAATTACCAGAACCGACATCAATGCATTGGCACGGTTTGGAAATACCTATCGCTATGGACGGTGTGCCATATCTTGTTCAAGATCTCATTCACCCAGGCAAATCATTTGTCTATGAATTCGATCTACATCAAACAGGAAGTTTCTTTTACCACGCGCATGTACCAATGCAAGAAGCAATGGGCATGGTTGGATTTTTCATCATCCATCCAAAAGTTGCTTACGATCCACCATGCGATCGCGACTTCGGTTTGATTTACCAAAATTTCTACATCCCACCAAATGCAAGTACTGCCGACGCCATGATGATGGATTGGAATTGGCACACCATTAACGGCCGCTCCGGTCCCTATTCAACACCAATGATTGTAAAACACGGCGAGCGCGTCCGCGTGCGATTACTCGACTTCAGCCCTATGCAGCACCATCCAATTCACTTCCATGGACATACGTTTTGGCTAACCGGCACAGAAGCCGGCCGCATTCCACATCAAGCATGGACTCCGCGCAACACAACTCTTGTCGGCGTCGCCATGGTGCAAGACTTTGAGTTCATTGCCAACAATCCCGGTGATTGGATATTCCATTGCCACATGGTTCACCACATGATGAATCACATGGTCCGCCAAGTCGGTCCACGTATTCGTCCAGGCAATACACTTAGCGCTCTCATGTCCAATCCGGACAGAATTCCCGAGCCTGTGGATATTTTGTCGGAAAAAGCCATGAGAAGCCCCGGCTATCCTCAAGGCATGCAAGGCATGATGTTGAGCAAAGAAATGGATGCGCAAGCAATGGCAAAAATCAACAACAAACGCGAAACCAAAGGTATGCGTCCCGGTTGGGCAATGGGCGTGGAGGGGCTAATGACAGTCCTGCGCGTGTTGCCGGAAAATTTATATAACCGCGTCATGTCCGACGCTCACGTCAGACCAGGCGAGATTTTCGACGCTATTGCCAAAGGACAGTACCAGCATCAAGGTTAA
- a CDS encoding HAMP domain-containing histidine kinase — protein sequence MSIAPITYAGGVSAELESKLKKTSVVIGCVLIILSLINLVGWALGIDWLKPPYVGIVSMKMSGAICFLLGGSSLLLKLSSNRHLQLLSLVLATMILAISCLMIVSYFGILDFWTVDKQFVTPAVCAFFAFAAIGILISIRGRQDLFAFAVIGPGSLGFFTRVFGIRIFHEDYGFGFVHGGGVDTYLSLLACAMLALFGFGVLISNPRTALFGLLCSTTRGGFIIRRIIPFAVGVPMFWAAAATAGEFAHWYNQPVRWTLFVNGTIVSFCLLSCYIAKRLDAVDRSRIVLAEKRADIVYSLAHDLKVPIIGAIQSLDLLLKEALGQLQTPQRTLLSVLRDSMSDQLWMIENLVYEYQTEQGREVISLNTCFVDKLLDDCLEKILAALQAKNLEVKVNHANPDIPLQADSVALRRVINNLLHNALKHCPRSGNIEIRSSADSECFSFTIWNSGPAISDAQKQHLFERFWQSEEGHSRHIGNGLGLYICRQIINAHSGSISCSSEQNEGTAFTVVLPIHRSIMSEQ from the coding sequence GTGTCTATTGCTCCGATAACCTATGCCGGCGGTGTAAGCGCAGAACTTGAGTCAAAGCTCAAGAAGACATCTGTCGTTATTGGTTGCGTGCTTATAATACTGAGCCTTATTAACCTTGTGGGCTGGGCTTTAGGTATTGATTGGCTCAAGCCGCCTTATGTCGGCATTGTCTCAATGAAGATGAGCGGGGCAATTTGCTTCTTGCTGGGTGGTTCAAGTTTGTTGCTGAAGCTATCATCCAACAGGCACCTCCAGCTTTTGAGTCTTGTATTGGCGACAATGATTCTAGCGATAAGTTGCTTGATGATAGTTAGTTACTTCGGAATCCTTGATTTTTGGACTGTGGACAAACAGTTTGTTACGCCGGCTGTTTGCGCTTTCTTTGCCTTTGCCGCAATCGGCATATTAATATCTATTCGAGGCAGACAAGACTTATTTGCCTTTGCCGTGATTGGTCCGGGATCGCTGGGGTTTTTTACAAGAGTCTTTGGCATCCGGATATTTCACGAGGATTATGGATTTGGTTTTGTACACGGTGGCGGTGTCGATACATATCTTTCATTGTTGGCTTGTGCAATGCTTGCTCTTTTCGGATTTGGTGTACTCATCTCTAATCCAAGAACCGCATTGTTTGGATTGCTGTGCAGTACCACTCGCGGTGGATTCATCATCAGACGAATCATACCTTTCGCAGTAGGTGTCCCGATGTTTTGGGCAGCTGCTGCAACAGCGGGTGAATTTGCGCACTGGTATAACCAACCTGTGCGCTGGACATTGTTTGTTAATGGCACAATAGTCTCATTTTGCTTACTCAGTTGTTATATCGCCAAGCGTTTGGATGCTGTTGATAGATCGCGCATTGTGCTTGCTGAAAAGCGCGCGGATATTGTGTATTCGCTGGCACATGATTTGAAAGTACCTATTATTGGTGCGATACAATCACTGGATTTGCTTTTAAAAGAAGCACTTGGACAACTGCAAACGCCGCAGCGAACTTTGTTGTCCGTATTACGCGACAGTATGAGCGATCAACTCTGGATGATTGAAAATCTTGTCTATGAATATCAAACCGAGCAAGGACGGGAAGTAATTAGTCTGAATACTTGTTTTGTGGACAAATTGCTGGATGATTGCCTGGAAAAAATATTGGCAGCGTTGCAAGCGAAAAATCTTGAAGTAAAAGTCAACCATGCTAATCCGGATATTCCCCTCCAGGCAGACTCAGTTGCCCTGCGCCGAGTGATCAACAACTTGTTGCACAATGCGCTTAAGCACTGTCCTCGCAGTGGCAATATTGAAATAAGATCGTCGGCAGATAGCGAGTGCTTTTCCTTTACCATTTGGAATTCGGGACCGGCAATATCTGATGCGCAAAAACAACATTTGTTTGAGAGATTTTGGCAATCTGAAGAAGGACACAGCAGGCATATCGGCAATGGATTGGGGCTGTACATCTGCCGTCAGATTATTAATGCTCATAGTGGCAGTATCTCTTGTTCAAGTGAACAAAATGAAGGCACGGCATTTACTGTTGTTTTGCCTATACACCGATCGATCATGAGCGAGCAATAG
- a CDS encoding peptide chain release factor 3, which produces MSTDTTKSDKEGLTPQQLKDLQREVERRRAFAIISHPDAGKTTLTEKLLLYGGAIEEAGAVKSRQSQRAATSDWMELEKQRGISITSTVLQFEFKGCCLNLLDTPGHQDFSEDTYRTLAAADNAVMLIDSAKGLEPQTRKLFEVCRMRHLPLFTFMNKLDRPGLEPLQLLDEIEKEFNLPTYAVNWPVGSGDQFQGVVDRKTRMIHLFQKSARGKTKSEVVVMPFDDDTVKEMVPGSIYKQVAEELDILDAAGSELDLAKVHAGQLTPVYFGSAANNFGVELFLESFIEKALSPVSFESESSLIEPEYPHFTGFVFKLQANMDPRHRDRIAFVRICSGMFEKGMVINNKRTGKTVSLNQPKKLFAHERESIEKAYPGDIIGLSNPGAFSIGDTLYVGPSVRFPGIPSFAPELFAILENREPSKYKQFHKGISALQEEGAIQIMWLKETDARYPVLAAIGQLQFEVVQFRLESEYNVTSVLRPIEVAQVLWLEDGWDALEGADRDRCNFMVAADKDEEPVLLFKRAHELQWFKDKNPKIRLSSVSPRTLMAKR; this is translated from the coding sequence ATGAGCACAGATACTACTAAGTCAGACAAGGAAGGCTTAACGCCACAGCAACTCAAAGACCTCCAACGTGAGGTCGAGAGACGCCGCGCGTTTGCAATTATTTCGCATCCTGACGCCGGTAAGACTACGCTCACAGAAAAATTGCTCCTGTACGGAGGAGCCATCGAAGAAGCCGGTGCCGTTAAGTCACGCCAATCACAAAGAGCTGCCACATCCGATTGGATGGAATTGGAAAAGCAAAGAGGTATTTCAATTACCTCTACTGTTTTGCAATTCGAATTCAAAGGCTGTTGCCTCAACTTGCTGGATACTCCTGGTCACCAAGACTTCAGCGAAGACACTTATAGAACACTTGCCGCTGCCGACAATGCAGTAATGCTCATCGACTCAGCAAAAGGACTTGAGCCGCAAACAAGAAAACTCTTTGAAGTTTGCCGAATGAGACACCTTCCGTTGTTCACCTTTATGAACAAGCTCGATAGACCAGGATTGGAACCACTGCAATTGTTGGATGAAATTGAAAAAGAATTCAACCTTCCTACATATGCCGTTAATTGGCCGGTCGGTTCCGGCGATCAATTCCAAGGTGTAGTCGATCGCAAGACGCGCATGATTCACCTTTTCCAAAAATCAGCACGCGGCAAAACAAAATCAGAAGTCGTGGTGATGCCTTTTGATGATGATACCGTCAAAGAAATGGTGCCTGGAAGCATTTACAAACAAGTCGCTGAAGAGCTGGACATTCTCGATGCTGCCGGCTCAGAACTCGACTTGGCTAAAGTTCATGCCGGACAATTGACGCCTGTATATTTTGGTAGTGCTGCAAACAACTTCGGTGTCGAACTGTTCCTTGAGTCGTTTATCGAAAAAGCACTTTCACCAGTATCATTCGAGAGCGAATCAAGTCTAATTGAGCCAGAATACCCTCACTTTACCGGGTTTGTATTCAAGTTACAGGCCAACATGGATCCACGTCATCGCGATCGCATTGCCTTTGTCCGTATTTGCTCCGGCATGTTCGAAAAAGGCATGGTGATTAACAACAAGCGCACAGGCAAAACAGTTTCTTTGAATCAACCGAAGAAATTATTCGCTCACGAACGTGAGTCGATTGAGAAAGCTTACCCAGGTGACATCATCGGCTTGAGCAATCCAGGCGCATTCTCCATAGGCGACACATTGTACGTCGGACCGTCAGTCCGCTTCCCTGGAATTCCCAGCTTCGCTCCGGAATTATTTGCAATTCTCGAAAATAGAGAACCCAGCAAATACAAACAATTCCACAAAGGAATTTCAGCCTTACAAGAAGAAGGCGCGATTCAAATCATGTGGCTAAAAGAAACCGACGCACGCTATCCGGTACTTGCCGCCATCGGACAACTTCAATTCGAAGTCGTCCAGTTCCGTCTCGAATCCGAATACAACGTCACTTCCGTATTGCGTCCCATCGAAGTAGCCCAAGTCCTCTGGCTGGAAGACGGCTGGGATGCCCTTGAAGGAGCCGACCGTGATCGCTGCAACTTCATGGTAGCTGCCGACAAAGACGAAGAACCAGTCCTACTATTCAAGCGCGCACACGAACTCCAATGGTTCAAAGACAAGAATCCCAAGATAAGACTTTCCAGCGTCAGCCCACGCACCCTAATGGCTAAACGCTAA
- a CDS encoding Na+/H+ antiporter, which yields MHPTLHIDLLVIFLTIAMSVGIAVKWVKVPYAIALVIVGLLLGLANFLPPFEMTPDLILLVCLPALLFEASWNIDLQELKSNAWPIGLFATVGVLITMIFCGFGMHYLAGLSLPAALLFGTMIAATDPISVIALFRQIGMDKRLTLIIEGESLFNDGVAVALFQLTLAIILAGVVPSVPKTIFDLLYSIVGGTAIGCVLGFGSSKLTQFFDDHLLETMLTVLVAYGAYLLAEPLHVSPVIAVVSAGIVIRNYGSHSSMSPTTRLAVNSFWEFAAFVVNSLVFLLIGLQIKLSLLSQYLIPLAIAIPVVVLSRAVAIYTLSLVPPKSNYISWRWRHVLVWGGVRGALCMALALSLPPDYPERDILVVLTFGVVLFTLLVPGLTIETVAKLLKVHKSGN from the coding sequence ATGCATCCAACACTTCACATTGATCTGCTGGTAATTTTCCTCACCATTGCTATGTCCGTTGGCATTGCTGTTAAATGGGTAAAAGTCCCCTACGCAATTGCCCTCGTAATTGTGGGACTGCTGCTTGGTCTAGCTAATTTTCTGCCACCATTTGAAATGACACCGGACCTAATTCTTCTAGTCTGCCTGCCGGCATTGCTTTTCGAGGCATCCTGGAACATAGACCTGCAAGAGCTTAAGTCCAATGCCTGGCCGATAGGATTATTTGCCACTGTGGGTGTGCTTATTACCATGATCTTTTGCGGCTTCGGCATGCACTATTTGGCTGGCTTAAGCCTGCCTGCTGCTCTTCTATTTGGCACCATGATTGCCGCTACTGACCCGATTTCCGTAATTGCGCTCTTTCGTCAAATAGGTATGGACAAGCGTCTTACTTTGATTATCGAAGGAGAAAGTCTATTCAATGACGGTGTCGCTGTGGCGCTGTTTCAACTTACACTGGCCATAATTTTGGCAGGAGTTGTCCCTTCTGTTCCCAAAACAATATTTGACTTGTTGTACTCAATAGTGGGCGGCACGGCAATTGGCTGTGTCCTAGGATTTGGCTCATCCAAGCTAACACAATTTTTCGATGATCATCTCTTGGAGACAATGCTCACTGTCCTAGTTGCTTATGGCGCATATTTATTAGCCGAGCCGTTACATGTGTCACCTGTAATAGCTGTTGTCAGCGCCGGCATAGTGATACGTAATTATGGCAGTCATAGCTCAATGTCACCAACAACCAGACTAGCTGTTAACTCCTTCTGGGAGTTTGCAGCCTTTGTCGTCAACTCATTGGTATTTTTGCTCATAGGACTGCAAATCAAACTAAGCTTGCTTAGCCAATACTTGATACCGCTTGCTATTGCCATACCTGTCGTCGTATTGAGCCGAGCCGTAGCCATCTACACGCTTAGCCTTGTACCACCCAAGTCCAATTACATCTCTTGGCGCTGGCGTCACGTACTTGTTTGGGGGGGCGTTCGCGGTGCCCTTTGTATGGCACTTGCCTTAAGCCTGCCGCCTGACTATCCGGAACGAGACATTTTGGTTGTACTTACATTTGGTGTTGTGCTGTTCACATTGCTGGTGCCCGGTTTGACAATTGAGACAGTAGCAAAACTTCTCAAGGTTCACAAATCAGGTAACTGA
- a CDS encoding TolC family protein, producing MKRRNILFAISGLLLLELAAAPVNAESMDMGGMKMNMPDPSPPAASGRIEFNEAKAGGYTLPDLQKLASKNNPTLIQAQAQIDGEKGKARQAGLPPNPDVSYVGELLGERRAGMGEFMGGTVQQEIIMGGKLKYSKRKYEARVRAAIEQARAQHFRVMNDVQIAFYHTLAASEIVKLEKELLKSTQDMWLTTRELFNVGQANQTQVHQSNIAIEEQRLKVITAENNLQMHWLELTALAGIDEEYRELNGSLETPEPNIDFQSTLSKLLAESPELGEAKEKLRADELTVKREHRQPIPNLVLSGGPGYDQLDRTFAVMAQASVTNLPLWNRNQGTIQQAEADLTRQKAQVKLVELNLKKRLAHVYTTYITAKQHVEAYKTTIVPESRKKYELDLASYRDDRTDWPSVLASQREYYSDRVHYIQYLLAYKESSAQLQGFILTGGLSPPLGVTPPGHIDATPQPR from the coding sequence ATGAAGCGACGCAACATATTGTTTGCAATATCAGGTTTGCTCTTACTTGAGCTAGCTGCCGCACCGGTCAATGCAGAATCGATGGACATGGGCGGCATGAAAATGAATATGCCAGATCCCAGTCCACCAGCCGCTTCCGGAAGAATTGAATTCAACGAAGCAAAGGCAGGTGGATATACGCTACCTGATTTGCAGAAGCTAGCATCCAAAAACAACCCAACGCTTATTCAAGCCCAAGCGCAAATTGATGGCGAAAAAGGCAAAGCCCGTCAAGCAGGTCTGCCGCCAAACCCCGATGTCTCCTATGTCGGCGAATTACTAGGAGAACGCCGCGCCGGCATGGGCGAATTCATGGGTGGCACCGTCCAACAAGAAATCATCATGGGCGGCAAACTCAAATACAGTAAACGCAAATACGAAGCACGCGTGCGGGCAGCAATCGAACAAGCACGCGCTCAACACTTCCGCGTAATGAACGATGTACAAATTGCCTTCTATCACACTCTTGCCGCCAGCGAGATAGTGAAACTGGAAAAAGAGTTGTTGAAGTCAACACAAGACATGTGGCTAACTACTCGAGAATTATTCAACGTCGGTCAAGCCAATCAAACTCAGGTGCACCAGTCTAATATCGCTATTGAAGAACAAAGACTCAAAGTAATAACTGCAGAAAATAATCTGCAAATGCATTGGCTGGAATTGACTGCTCTTGCCGGCATTGATGAAGAATATCGAGAGCTTAACGGAAGTCTGGAAACACCAGAACCCAATATTGATTTTCAATCAACACTTTCTAAGTTGCTTGCCGAAAGCCCGGAGCTTGGCGAGGCAAAAGAAAAACTACGCGCCGACGAACTCACAGTAAAACGTGAGCACAGGCAACCGATTCCTAATTTAGTTCTATCCGGCGGACCTGGCTACGATCAATTAGATAGAACCTTTGCAGTCATGGCGCAAGCCAGCGTTACCAATTTACCTCTATGGAATCGCAATCAGGGCACAATTCAACAAGCCGAAGCAGACCTCACAAGACAAAAAGCACAAGTAAAACTTGTCGAACTCAACTTAAAAAAACGTCTCGCTCATGTTTATACAACATACATCACAGCCAAGCAGCACGTCGAAGCTTACAAGACAACGATAGTTCCAGAATCACGTAAAAAATACGAACTCGACTTGGCAAGTTATAGAGATGATCGCACTGATTGGCCAAGCGTGCTTGCTTCACAACGTGAATATTATTCCGATCGCGTTCATTACATTCAATACTTGCTCGCCTACAAGGAATCGAGCGCACAACTACAAGGATTTATCCTCACTGGCGGACTGTCGCCACCACTGGGAGTAACTCCACCCGGACACATCGATGCCACACCTCAACCCAGATAA
- a CDS encoding zinc-dependent alcohol dehydrogenase family protein — protein MSKVVQFYEVGGPEVLKLEDVEKKQPGPDEVLINVKAIGLNRAEIMFREGKYLDHARAFPSRIGYEASGIVEAAGSNSVFKTGDVVSTVPAFQMDKYGVYGEWAVVPARAVVKHPENLTMEEATSIWMQYLTAYGALVEFGKLQPGQNIIITAASSSVGYAAIQLAKLIGAKSIATTRTSAKKQMILDAGADHVIVTEEESLDEKVKEYTNGKGAEMIFDPIAGPMLLELAKCAAYHGRIFEYGALSLQKTGYPLFEALKKGLTVRGYTLFEITSDDELFARGKKWVYDLLAGGVLKPVLDRTFELKDIAQAHKYMESNNQNGKIVVVNP, from the coding sequence ATGTCTAAGGTTGTGCAATTCTATGAAGTCGGTGGTCCTGAGGTTCTCAAGCTTGAGGATGTTGAGAAGAAGCAACCAGGACCCGATGAAGTCCTCATCAACGTTAAGGCGATTGGTCTCAATCGCGCTGAAATTATGTTTCGCGAAGGTAAGTACTTAGATCATGCTCGCGCTTTTCCGTCACGAATTGGCTATGAAGCCTCCGGGATAGTTGAAGCGGCAGGTAGCAACAGTGTTTTTAAGACGGGCGACGTAGTCAGCACCGTGCCTGCTTTTCAGATGGACAAGTATGGCGTCTATGGAGAATGGGCAGTTGTACCGGCAAGAGCTGTTGTTAAGCATCCGGAAAATCTCACAATGGAAGAAGCTACTTCCATTTGGATGCAATATCTAACTGCCTATGGTGCTCTTGTTGAATTCGGCAAATTACAGCCGGGACAAAATATCATTATTACCGCAGCCAGCTCAAGCGTTGGTTATGCGGCAATTCAATTGGCTAAACTCATCGGTGCAAAAAGTATTGCAACGACTCGTACAAGCGCGAAAAAGCAAATGATTCTCGATGCCGGTGCTGATCACGTAATCGTGACTGAAGAAGAATCGCTCGACGAAAAAGTGAAAGAGTATACCAACGGCAAAGGTGCAGAAATGATTTTTGATCCGATTGCCGGACCCATGCTTTTAGAATTAGCAAAATGTGCTGCCTACCATGGCAGGATTTTTGAATATGGTGCACTGAGTTTGCAGAAAACAGGCTATCCCCTTTTTGAAGCTCTCAAAAAAGGACTTACAGTACGCGGATACACGTTGTTTGAAATCACATCAGACGATGAGTTATTTGCTCGTGGTAAGAAATGGGTTTATGACTTGTTGGCAGGTGGCGTACTTAAGCCCGTATTGGACAGGACATTCGAATTGAAAGACATTGCCCAGGCGCATAAGTACATGGAAAGCAACAATCAGAATGGCAAAATTGTTGTCGTAAACCCGTAG
- a CDS encoding glucose 1-dehydrogenase yields the protein MNALQTKIEATATKKLAGKVALVTGGSRGIGAAIALRLAEHGATVTLTYNNNKGKADEVVEQITKLGSNAVAFKADVASEKDNAILIDLIERSIGKIDILVNNAAVWDAAPIDQIDVDHYDRVFDTNVKGVIATTMAALPKIKNGGRIINISSVAAEGVMKTASVYSASKAALNTLTRIWAQELGERKITVNGVAPGTTATDMLIQALPEDVKQEFISKTALGRLAEPVDIANVVAFLASDDGAWITGQTIRADGGIVT from the coding sequence ATGAACGCACTACAGACAAAAATTGAAGCAACCGCAACCAAGAAATTGGCTGGTAAGGTGGCTCTTGTCACCGGGGGATCACGTGGTATTGGTGCAGCAATTGCACTGCGTCTAGCAGAACATGGCGCTACCGTTACCTTGACCTATAACAACAACAAGGGAAAAGCTGATGAAGTTGTGGAGCAAATAACAAAGCTAGGCAGCAATGCCGTTGCTTTCAAAGCAGACGTTGCGTCAGAAAAAGACAATGCAATCTTGATTGATCTCATTGAAAGATCAATAGGCAAAATTGACATTCTCGTCAATAACGCAGCTGTCTGGGATGCCGCCCCAATCGATCAAATTGATGTCGATCACTATGACCGCGTATTTGATACTAACGTCAAAGGAGTCATTGCTACAACAATGGCAGCTTTGCCGAAAATCAAAAATGGCGGACGCATCATCAATATCTCGTCAGTTGCTGCTGAAGGTGTCATGAAAACAGCAAGCGTCTACTCAGCAAGTAAAGCTGCATTGAATACATTGACGCGCATCTGGGCTCAAGAGCTGGGCGAAAGAAAAATTACCGTCAACGGTGTAGCTCCCGGCACAACTGCAACGGACATGCTCATACAAGCATTACCTGAAGATGTGAAGCAGGAATTCATTTCCAAGACAGCTTTAGGCAGACTTGCCGAGCCAGTAGATATTGCCAATGTTGTCGCATTCCTGGCATCTGACGACGGAGCCTGGATAACCGGACAAACAATCCGTGCCGACGGCGGTATCGTGACGTAG
- a CDS encoding VOC family protein, with translation MIYVIANKCRRTNAPAVSIIVACNTQEEIDYYWKNLSTEGQEVQCGWLTDKFGLSWQIVPTAVYEMMNAGDPKKCDRMMSALINMVKLDLAALKKAYEG, from the coding sequence CTGATCTATGTAATTGCAAATAAATGCAGGAGGACCAATGCACCGGCTGTCTCAATCATCGTCGCTTGCAATACGCAGGAAGAAATCGACTACTATTGGAAAAATCTCTCTACCGAAGGGCAAGAAGTCCAATGCGGTTGGCTCACAGATAAATTTGGTTTGTCTTGGCAGATAGTGCCAACTGCAGTCTATGAAATGATGAATGCGGGAGATCCAAAGAAGTGCGACCGCATGATGTCCGCCCTCATAAATATGGTCAAACTCGACCTAGCCGCTCTTAAAAAAGCCTACGAGGGTTAA